CGACTGCTGGATGACGTAACCGATGGAGCGGCGCAGTTCGGCGGCGTCCTGCCGCGTCACGTCCTTGCCGCCGACCCGGATGGTGCCGGAGGTCGGATCGACCATCCGGTTGATCATCCGCAGGGTGGTCGTCTTACCGCATCCGGAAGATCCCACGAGGACGGTCACGCCGCCTTCCGGCATCTCCAGGGAGAGATCGTGGACTGCTGTCGTGCCGTTGGGGAAGCGCTTGTGGACCGCGTCGAACTGGATCATGAGGTGTCCCTTGCCCGGCCTGCATATCGTCATGCAGAGTTCTCGGTGTCTGAATAGATTGTCAATGGGCCGGTGTTAATCGCTGGTTACTTATGACCGCCAGGCAAGATCCAATGTCCTGTTCGAGGGGAGAGTGGGCGGTATGTCGTCTCAGATCGTGGACGGATCGTGGGAGCGTTGAGGGCCGGAACGACGGGCCTCGTCATCCTCGACGGATGCGGCATCGACGTCGACGACGTCGTCCGGCTCGCCGACGGGACCGCGCGGCCGGTCGCCGGCACCGAGGCGATGAAGCGCGTCGAGGAGTCCTGGGACGCCGCCCGGCAGATCGCCGCGACGGGCCGCGTCTACGGCCGCTCCACCGGCGTCGGCGCCAACCGGAACGAGGACGTGCCCACCGAGGCCGCCGCCGGCCACGGCCTGCGCCTGCTGCGCAGCCACGCGGGCGCCATCGGTGAGGAACTCCCCGCCCGGCAGGTCCGCGCGATGCTCGCGGTCCGCGCCAACCAGCTCCTCGCCGGCGGCGCGGGCCTGCGCCCCACCGTCGTCACGGCCCTCTGCGAAGCCCTGGAGAACGAGGCCCACCCGGTCGTCAACGAATTCGGCTCGGTGGGTACGGGGGACATCGCGGCGCTGGCCCAGATGGGGCTGGCGCTGGCGGGGGAGCACCCCTGGCGGGGGCCCGACGGCGCCGCCGGGAACGCCCCCGAGCCCCAGCCGCTCGACAACAACGACGCGCTCGCGCTCATCAGCAGCAACGCCCTCACCCTCGGACAGTCCGCGCTGGCGCTGCACGAACTGCGCGGGCTGATCGGGGCGACCCAGGTCGTCGCCGCGCTGTCGCTGCTCGCCGTCGACGGCTCGCACGAGGCGTACGCGGCGCCCGTGCACCTGGCCCGGCCCCACCGCGGGTCCGCCGAAGTGGCCCGCGTCATGCGGGAGTTGATCGGCGCCGCCGACCGGCCCACACCGCCGCTCGGGCGGATCCAGGACCCGTACGGCTTCCGCTGCGTCCCGCAGATCCACGGGCCCGCGCACGACGCCGCCGACGCGCTCGACCAGGTCCTCGCCGTCGAGATCAACGCGGCCGCCGAGAACCCCCTGATCTCCCCCGAGGACATGGCCGCCTACCACCACGGTGGCTTCTACCAGGCCCAACTCGCCCTCGCCCTGGACCACTTCAGGCTCGCCGTCACCCAGGTCGCACGCCTGTCGACGTCGCGGCTCTCCACCCTCAACGAGCCCGCCTACACCCGACTGCGCCCCTTCCTCGCCGACCACGAGCCCGCCTCGTCCGGCGTGATGATCCTCGAGTACGCCGCCGGAGCCGCCCTCGGCGATCTGCGGGCCTTCTCCGCCCCCGCCTCGCTCGGGCACGCTGTACTCTCCCGGGGCGTCGAGGAGCAGGCCAGCTTCGCCTCGCTCGCCGCACGTCAGACGCTGCGGGCGTGCGGCGCGTACCGTCTCGTCGTCGGCTGCGAGCTCGTCGCCGCCGTCCGTGCGCTGCGCCAGCGCGACCTGCGGCCCGACCCGGACCTCCCGGTCGGCCGGGCGCTGGAGCTCGCCGAGTCGGTGCTGGAGGCGGACCAGACCGACCGGCCGCTCACGGACGACGTGACCGCGGCGGCCGCACTGCTCGACCGGTTCACGGAGATCTGGAGGGGGAGCACGTCATGAGCGTGGACAGGAGTACGGCGGACGGAAGCAGGGGTGTGGCGGACAGTCCCGCCGCGCGGCTGCAAACCCTCTTCGAGGGGCACCGGCTCACGCCGACCCAGCGGCGCATCGCGCACAGCATGGTGCGCCGCGCCGCCGACGTGCCGTTTCTGTCGAGCGTCGAGCTCGCCGAACTCGCCGGTGTCAGCCAGCCCTCCGTCACCCGCTTCGCGGTCGCGCTCGGCTTCGACGGCTACCCGGCCCTGCGCCGCCACCTGCGCGAGGTCGCGCCCGCGGAACCCGCCGCGGACACCACCTCGTACAACGAGTACCAGCAGGCCGTCGAGGCCGAGATCGAGAACCTCAAGCACCTGGCGGAGGTGCTGGCCGACCCGCGGCCCGTACGGAGGGCCGGGCGACTCCTCGCCGCCTCGCGTCCGCTGCCGGTCCTCGGCCTGCGCGCCGCCGCCTCCCAGGCGTACGGCTTCGCGTACTTCGCCGCCAAGGTCCACCCCGACGTACGGCTGCTGCACGAGGGCGGCACCATGCTGCACGACCGCATCGACGCCGCCGTCCGCGCCGGGGCCACCGCCCTGCTCTGCTTCGCGCTGCCGCGCCACCCGCGCGAGGTCG
Above is a genomic segment from Streptomyces sp. R21 containing:
- a CDS encoding aromatic amino acid ammonia-lyase, which encodes MGALRAGTTGLVILDGCGIDVDDVVRLADGTARPVAGTEAMKRVEESWDAARQIAATGRVYGRSTGVGANRNEDVPTEAAAGHGLRLLRSHAGAIGEELPARQVRAMLAVRANQLLAGGAGLRPTVVTALCEALENEAHPVVNEFGSVGTGDIAALAQMGLALAGEHPWRGPDGAAGNAPEPQPLDNNDALALISSNALTLGQSALALHELRGLIGATQVVAALSLLAVDGSHEAYAAPVHLARPHRGSAEVARVMRELIGAADRPTPPLGRIQDPYGFRCVPQIHGPAHDAADALDQVLAVEINAAAENPLISPEDMAAYHHGGFYQAQLALALDHFRLAVTQVARLSTSRLSTLNEPAYTRLRPFLADHEPASSGVMILEYAAGAALGDLRAFSAPASLGHAVLSRGVEEQASFASLAARQTLRACGAYRLVVGCELVAAVRALRQRDLRPDPDLPVGRALELAESVLEADQTDRPLTDDVTAAAALLDRFTEIWRGSTS
- a CDS encoding MurR/RpiR family transcriptional regulator, with the translated sequence MSVDRSTADGSRGVADSPAARLQTLFEGHRLTPTQRRIAHSMVRRAADVPFLSSVELAELAGVSQPSVTRFAVALGFDGYPALRRHLREVAPAEPAADTTSYNEYQQAVEAEIENLKHLAEVLADPRPVRRAGRLLAASRPLPVLGLRAAASQAYGFAYFAAKVHPDVRLLHEGGTMLHDRIDAAVRAGATALLCFALPRHPREVVDTLAYAKAAGLSVVAVADSAFAPVAKHADLLLPAAVGTGLAFDTACAPMLLGRVLLEAMCDDLPDAQARLEEFDARAATRGLFVE